In Nonomuraea sp. NBC_00507, the following are encoded in one genomic region:
- a CDS encoding NADPH-dependent F420 reductase, with translation MSSISIIGLGGMGRAIGARAVEGGHAVEVVGRDAAKAKDLAAALGGGATAGTFGTAPAGDIVILAVPNASAVPVVAQYGDALAGKVIIDITNPMKADATGLTTPDGTSAAQEIAKAAPASAHVVKAFNTVFGHVLAPGRPLDVLFAGDDARAKASVSAFIESLGLRPLDAGGLEMAHWLEGTGLLMINLARHGVGDFNFALGVSNLS, from the coding sequence ATGAGCAGCATCAGCATTATCGGCCTGGGGGGTATGGGCCGCGCCATTGGCGCCCGCGCGGTCGAGGGCGGCCACGCCGTCGAGGTCGTCGGTCGCGACGCGGCCAAGGCCAAGGACCTGGCCGCCGCGCTCGGCGGCGGCGCCACGGCCGGGACATTCGGCACCGCCCCAGCCGGCGACATCGTCATCCTCGCCGTGCCGAACGCCAGCGCCGTGCCGGTCGTCGCCCAGTACGGGGACGCGCTGGCCGGCAAGGTCATCATCGACATCACCAACCCCATGAAAGCCGACGCCACCGGGCTGACCACCCCTGACGGCACTTCCGCCGCGCAGGAGATCGCCAAGGCCGCCCCGGCGAGCGCGCACGTCGTGAAGGCGTTCAACACCGTCTTCGGCCACGTCCTGGCCCCGGGGCGCCCATTGGACGTGCTCTTCGCCGGCGACGACGCGCGGGCCAAGGCAAGCGTATCGGCGTTCATCGAGAGCCTCGGGTTGCGCCCCCTGGATGCCGGAGGCCTGGAGATGGCGCACTGGCTGGAAGGGACGGGCCTGCTGATGATCAACCTGGCCCGCCACGGCGTGGGCGACTTCAACTTCGCCCTCGGCGTCAGCAATCTCAGCTGA
- a CDS encoding SDR family oxidoreductase, translating to MRVFVTGGTGHSGSYIVPELIAAGHEVTGLARSDTAAAALSALGAKVRRGDLGDLDGLKEAAADSDGVIHVAHRQDLLFSGGIHAVAAAELPIMLAYGEALAGTGKPLVAAGSIGSPGQGFLGRTATEEDPALPSGDEHKGTLRARNVVETTVIGLAEQGVRSSVVRIANIAHSTTDRAGFLPTLIALAKEKGFIGYPGDGANLWNAVHIRDVASLFRLALEKGPAGKYWHAVDDGGIPVREIAEAIGSRLGLPAVSVPVDELVLPGYFGFLANIVTQSYPASNLVTRRTLGWEPAQPRLLADLDNGHYFPAS from the coding sequence ATGCGCGTTTTCGTCACTGGCGGGACCGGCCATTCCGGTTCGTACATCGTTCCCGAGCTCATCGCCGCCGGGCACGAGGTCACCGGCCTGGCCCGGTCGGACACTGCCGCGGCGGCGCTGTCCGCGCTCGGCGCGAAGGTGCGTCGCGGCGACCTCGGGGATCTCGACGGGCTCAAGGAAGCGGCTGCGGACTCCGACGGCGTCATCCACGTCGCGCACCGGCAAGACCTGCTTTTCTCCGGCGGGATCCACGCCGTGGCCGCCGCCGAGCTCCCGATCATGCTCGCCTACGGCGAGGCACTGGCGGGAACCGGAAAGCCGCTGGTCGCGGCGGGGAGCATCGGCTCGCCCGGGCAGGGATTCCTGGGCCGGACGGCCACCGAGGAGGACCCGGCCCTTCCCAGTGGCGATGAGCACAAGGGCACCCTGCGGGCTCGTAACGTCGTGGAAACCACCGTAATCGGCCTCGCCGAGCAGGGCGTGCGGTCTTCGGTCGTGCGGATCGCCAACATCGCGCACAGCACGACCGATCGTGCCGGCTTCCTCCCGACGCTGATCGCGCTCGCGAAGGAGAAGGGCTTCATCGGCTACCCCGGAGACGGCGCGAACCTGTGGAACGCCGTGCACATCCGCGATGTTGCCTCCTTGTTCCGCCTGGCGCTGGAGAAGGGCCCGGCCGGCAAATACTGGCACGCGGTCGACGACGGGGGCATCCCGGTCCGCGAGATCGCCGAGGCCATCGGCAGCCGTCTGGGCCTGCCCGCCGTGAGCGTTCCCGTGGACGAACTGGTGCTGCCGGGATACTTCGGGTTCCTCGCGAACATCGTCACGCAGAGCTACCCGGCGTCCAACCTCGTCACCCGCCGGACCCTCGGCTGGGAACCCGCTCAGCCCCGCCTGCTCGCCGATCTGGACAACGGCCACTACTTCCCCGCCAGCTGA
- a CDS encoding NAD(P)-binding domain-containing protein produces MTTVGFIGSGAIGSTIARLAVEAGHQVVLSNSRGPETLADMAAELGPRASAASRGSR; encoded by the coding sequence ATGACGACTGTGGGATTCATCGGCAGCGGCGCCATCGGCAGCACCATCGCGCGGCTCGCCGTTGAGGCCGGGCATCAGGTCGTGCTCAGCAACTCACGCGGTCCCGAAACGCTCGCGGACATGGCCGCGGAACTGGGGCCGCGGGCGTCCGCGGCGAGCCGCGGCAGCCGGTGA
- a CDS encoding type II toxin-antitoxin system Phd/YefM family antitoxin, whose product MERRLSEHDHFTLTRNGRPHAVIVSVAKWESPQETLEILADPEIRGDLVEAAAGVESVDVTTEEEMAAIMAARLGKASA is encoded by the coding sequence TTGGAGAGGCGGCTTTCCGAGCACGATCACTTCACTCTCACCCGCAACGGGCGACCTCACGCCGTCATTGTTTCCGTGGCCAAGTGGGAGTCCCCGCAGGAGACCCTGGAGATCCTCGCCGACCCGGAGATACGTGGCGACCTGGTCGAGGCCGCCGCTGGCGTGGAGAGCGTCGACGTGACCACAGAGGAGGAGATGGCCGCCATCATGGCGGCTCGCCTTGGTAAGGCGAGCGCGTGA